In Zobellia roscoffensis, the following are encoded in one genomic region:
- a CDS encoding enoyl-ACP reductase FabI encodes MSYNLLKGKKGIIFGALDENSIAWKTAERIHEEGGTFVLTNAPVAMRLGQIKDLAEKTGSQIIPADATSEEDLANLVTQSMEILGGKIDFVLHAIGMSINVRKGRSYTDEKYDFTTKGWDVSALSFHKVLQSLYKADAMKEWGSIVALTYMAAQRVFPDYNDMADNKAYLESVARSFGYFFGKEKNVRVNTISQSPTPTTAGQGVKGFGGFISYAEKMSPLGNATALECADYTVTLFSDLTKKVTMQNLFHDGGFSNTGVSQEVIERFTEE; translated from the coding sequence ATGTCATATAATTTATTAAAAGGTAAGAAGGGAATTATTTTTGGAGCTTTGGATGAAAATTCAATAGCATGGAAAACTGCGGAACGTATTCATGAAGAAGGAGGAACGTTTGTTTTGACCAATGCACCTGTAGCTATGCGTTTAGGGCAAATTAAAGATTTGGCCGAAAAAACAGGTTCTCAGATTATTCCTGCCGATGCAACTAGCGAAGAAGATCTTGCAAATTTGGTAACCCAGTCCATGGAGATTCTTGGAGGGAAAATAGATTTTGTATTGCATGCTATTGGTATGTCTATAAACGTTAGAAAAGGACGTTCTTACACGGATGAAAAATATGATTTCACTACTAAAGGATGGGACGTTTCTGCACTTTCTTTTCATAAAGTATTGCAAAGCTTGTATAAAGCAGATGCAATGAAAGAATGGGGTAGTATTGTAGCCTTGACCTATATGGCGGCACAGCGTGTTTTTCCTGATTATAATGATATGGCGGATAATAAAGCATATTTAGAGTCCGTAGCACGTAGTTTTGGATACTTTTTTGGAAAAGAGAAAAATGTTCGTGTGAATACGATATCACAATCACCTACACCAACAACTGCTGGCCAAGGGGTGAAAGGTTTTGGAGGTTTTATTAGTTACGCTGAAAAAATGTCACCTTTAGGAAATGCAACTGCATTGGAGTGTGCAGATTATACGGTAACGCTCTTTTCTGACTTGACCAAGAAGGTCACTATGCAAAACTTGTTTCATGACGGAGGGTTTTCTAATACTGGGGTTAGCCAAGAGGTTATAGAACGCTTTACCGAGGAGTAG
- the coaE gene encoding dephospho-CoA kinase (Dephospho-CoA kinase (CoaE) performs the final step in coenzyme A biosynthesis.): protein MIKVGLTGGIGSGKTTVAKMFQELGVPCYNSDEQAKYLMQKSPQLIREIKGLLGDEAYVSGELDRAYISQQVFNNKELLEKLNAIVHPAVRRDFVNWANQQKSDYVIQEAAIIFEIGSQDFYDCIVLVTAPKEIRIDRVMKRDASSTAESIETRMKNQWDDTKKIEASNYVIQNDNIEQTKVQVLDVHRDILNKI, encoded by the coding sequence ATGATAAAAGTAGGCTTAACGGGAGGCATTGGTAGTGGTAAGACCACCGTAGCCAAAATGTTCCAGGAGTTGGGTGTGCCCTGTTATAATTCTGATGAACAGGCAAAATACTTAATGCAAAAATCTCCACAGTTAATACGGGAGATAAAGGGGCTTCTTGGTGATGAAGCTTATGTGTCTGGGGAGTTAGATAGAGCTTATATCTCCCAACAAGTATTCAATAACAAGGAGCTTTTAGAAAAATTGAATGCTATAGTGCATCCGGCGGTCCGACGGGATTTTGTTAACTGGGCAAACCAACAAAAATCAGATTATGTAATTCAAGAAGCAGCCATTATATTCGAAATTGGTTCGCAAGATTTTTATGATTGTATTGTTTTAGTCACAGCTCCAAAAGAAATTAGAATTGATCGTGTTATGAAACGGGATGCTTCAAGCACGGCAGAGAGTATTGAGACCCGAATGAAAAACCAATGGGATGATACTAAAAAAATAGAGGCTTCTAACTATGTCATCCAAAATGACAATATAGAACAAACCAAGGTTCAGGTTTTAGATGTTCATCGTGATATACTTAATAAAATATAG
- a CDS encoding glycosyltransferase, translating to MDLSFSFIVPVYNRPDEIAELLESLTHQTYSKDFEVLIVEDGSTLSSEEVVGKYREKLSISYYKKPNSGPGDSRNYGMTRAKGNYFLIVDSDCMIPPQYLDAVHGALEKEWVHCFGGPDAAHESFGLLQKAINYAMTSVLTTGGIRGNKKALDKFQPRSFNMGISKIAFETVGGFGKIHPGEDPDFTFRIWEKGFNTKLIPEAFVYHKRRIDWNKFFTQVKKFGSVRPILNKWHPKTSKMTYWFPTLFCLGFLASLLFLALGISVPLYLYVVYFVLIFVDSFLKNRNLAVALLSLVAVSIQFMGYGYGFLKSTIFLNFSKKQPETLFPHLFFK from the coding sequence ATGGATTTATCTTTTTCGTTTATAGTTCCTGTTTACAACAGACCCGATGAAATTGCGGAGTTGTTGGAAAGTCTTACGCATCAGACCTATTCAAAAGATTTTGAAGTGTTAATTGTAGAAGACGGTTCAACACTTTCTTCTGAAGAAGTGGTAGGGAAATATAGAGAGAAGCTATCCATTTCCTATTATAAAAAACCAAATTCGGGTCCGGGAGATTCTAGGAATTACGGAATGACTCGTGCTAAGGGTAATTATTTTCTAATTGTAGATTCAGATTGCATGATTCCGCCTCAATATTTAGATGCGGTTCATGGCGCTTTAGAAAAAGAGTGGGTTCATTGTTTTGGTGGACCAGATGCGGCTCACGAATCTTTTGGCCTTCTACAGAAAGCTATTAACTATGCAATGACTTCGGTACTTACCACTGGGGGAATTCGTGGTAATAAAAAGGCCTTGGATAAATTTCAGCCAAGGAGCTTTAATATGGGGATTTCAAAAATAGCTTTTGAAACCGTTGGGGGATTTGGGAAAATACACCCAGGAGAAGATCCGGATTTTACATTTCGTATTTGGGAAAAGGGCTTCAATACAAAATTGATTCCTGAAGCATTTGTATATCACAAGCGCCGTATAGATTGGAATAAGTTTTTTACTCAAGTGAAAAAATTTGGAAGTGTTCGCCCTATTTTGAATAAATGGCATCCTAAAACTTCAAAAATGACCTATTGGTTCCCTACCTTGTTTTGTTTGGGGTTTTTAGCTTCACTTTTGTTTTTAGCACTAGGTATTAGTGTGCCTTTATATTTATATGTTGTTTATTTTGTGCTCATTTTTGTAGATTCATTTTTAAAGAATAGAAATTTAGCAGTGGCATTACTTTCATTAGTAGCCGTAAGTATTCAATTCATGGGGTATGGATATGGTTTTTTAAAATCTACTATCTTCCTTAACTTCAGCAAAAAGCAACCGGAAACATTGTTTCCACATTTATTTTTTAAGTAA
- a CDS encoding 5'-nucleotidase C-terminal domain-containing protein: MVLKIKHFVIFTTFVILSSCGEQQQNLQQIDGKQIRITDSITATESIETFVKPYRERINHVLDSTLSYAPYPISKTDGALNTTAGNLMADIVLSEANPIFKSRTGHEIDLVLLNHGGIRSLISKGNVSSRTAYEVMPFENSIVIAELKGSSILKMASYLRDSGRAHPISGMQLTLDAKNEIQSIAIQGKPLDENKIYYVATSNYLVNGGDSMVFFKKAIAITNTDYLIRNAMIDYFKKTDTLKPVVDNRFIKLK, translated from the coding sequence ATGGTTTTAAAAATAAAACACTTTGTTATATTTACAACATTTGTAATTTTATCATCTTGTGGTGAGCAACAGCAAAACCTTCAACAGATAGATGGAAAGCAAATTAGGATTACAGATTCCATTACCGCTACGGAATCCATTGAGACCTTCGTTAAGCCTTACAGGGAAAGGATAAACCATGTATTGGACAGCACATTATCCTATGCTCCCTACCCTATTTCCAAAACCGATGGCGCACTAAATACTACGGCCGGAAACCTTATGGCAGATATAGTTTTATCTGAAGCCAATCCCATTTTTAAATCAAGAACAGGGCATGAAATTGATTTGGTTTTACTGAATCATGGCGGTATTCGTTCTTTAATTTCCAAAGGAAATGTCTCCTCAAGAACCGCTTATGAGGTTATGCCTTTTGAAAATTCCATAGTTATAGCAGAACTCAAAGGAAGTTCTATTTTAAAAATGGCTTCTTACCTAAGAGATTCTGGACGTGCACACCCCATTTCAGGAATGCAACTCACCTTAGATGCAAAAAATGAGATCCAATCTATTGCAATTCAAGGCAAACCTTTGGACGAAAACAAAATTTACTATGTAGCAACGTCTAATTATCTTGTAAACGGAGGCGATAGCATGGTGTTTTTTAAAAAGGCTATTGCCATTACTAATACGGACTATCTAATTAGAAATGCCATGATTGATTACTTCAAGAAAACAGACACGCTTAAACCTGTTGTTGATAATCGATTTATTAAACTAAAGTAG
- a CDS encoding DNA-directed RNA polymerase subunit omega: protein MNMNDLKNSNAAVSTVTINKNEFDQPTENIYEAISITAKRAVQINSEIKKELLEKLEEFATYSDSLEEVFENKEQIEVSKFYEKLPKPHALAVEEWLNDKIYHRNTEKDQ, encoded by the coding sequence ATGAACATGAACGATCTTAAAAATTCGAATGCTGCCGTTTCAACGGTGACGATCAACAAAAATGAGTTTGATCAGCCAACGGAGAATATTTACGAAGCAATTTCAATTACAGCTAAAAGAGCGGTACAGATCAATTCTGAAATTAAAAAAGAACTTCTTGAGAAACTAGAGGAGTTTGCTACGTATAGCGACAGTTTAGAAGAGGTTTTTGAGAATAAAGAACAAATTGAGGTTTCTAAATTCTACGAAAAATTACCTAAACCACATGCTTTAGCAGTTGAAGAGTGGTTGAATGATAAAATATACCACAGAAATACGGAGAAAGACCAGTAG
- the porD gene encoding type IX secretion system protein PorD: MRNFIFILLCSFFMTSVSAQELNCVVTINADQVSQTNQQIFKTLERSLNDFVNKNKWTNRTYKENERISTQMFITITDYESNRFKGNIQIQSSRPVFNTSYESPVFNYKDNQLNFEYIEFQPLVFNENVFESNLVSVVSYYVYVILGLDADTFSLEGGTEYFRKAQQITTQAQSSSYTGWDQNSDRSRFELVDNLLSNTYREYRIAMYNYHRKGLDILGDNNSTGKQVIAGTMKLFETMIKRRPNAFLIQTFFDAKSDEIQNIFSDGPKVDIVQLKETLNSIAPLYSSTWNDIKY, encoded by the coding sequence ATGCGTAACTTTATATTTATTCTTTTATGTTCGTTTTTCATGACGTCGGTTTCGGCGCAAGAATTGAACTGCGTGGTGACTATTAATGCAGATCAGGTATCTCAAACCAATCAGCAAATTTTTAAGACACTAGAGCGCTCGTTGAACGATTTTGTCAATAAGAATAAATGGACTAACCGCACATACAAGGAAAATGAAAGGATAAGCACTCAAATGTTTATTACAATTACCGATTATGAGTCTAACCGTTTTAAGGGAAACATCCAGATTCAGTCTTCTCGTCCTGTTTTTAATACATCTTATGAAAGTCCTGTTTTTAATTATAAGGACAATCAGCTTAATTTTGAGTATATAGAATTTCAACCCTTAGTGTTCAATGAGAATGTTTTTGAATCCAACTTAGTTAGTGTTGTTTCGTACTATGTTTACGTAATCCTAGGTTTAGATGCAGATACGTTTTCACTTGAAGGTGGTACTGAATATTTTAGAAAAGCACAGCAAATTACTACGCAAGCTCAGAGTAGTAGTTATACAGGTTGGGACCAAAATAGTGATCGTAGCCGTTTTGAATTAGTAGATAATCTTTTGTCTAATACCTACAGGGAATACCGTATAGCCATGTATAATTACCACCGTAAGGGTCTTGATATTCTGGGTGATAATAATAGTACGGGCAAACAAGTTATTGCGGGCACTATGAAGCTTTTTGAAACAATGATCAAGCGTAGGCCCAATGCCTTTCTTATTCAGACTTTTTTTGATGCTAAGTCAGACGAAATACAGAATATCTTTTCTGATGGACCAAAAGTAGATATTGTTCAATTAAAAGAAACTTTGAACAGTATAGCTCCATTATATTCAAGTACTTGGAACGATATTAAATACTAG
- a CDS encoding CdaR family protein produces MFLVFSTLIWLINNLSESYVSTASFDLEYVNVPKGYLFKGATDNELKVKLEAGGFQFLGFNFKHSKIAIDLADAQHKDSIFYIPQEIYRKQVERQLSASMSLIDIETDTLFVGMLAVVSKKVPVKPNIEVNMARNYLLDGQMEIQPDSIAITGPSEEIDTIVVVRTNKLTLPDLDSDFSETIEIYKSKELKNTEYSIGEVELTAKIARFSEKVFEVPITTVHFPNNIDVKTFPDKVSVVCKAKLKRLKKIEASDFEVIADYGQLKDGITDELKLELRKKPSGLHSVKLQKNSVEYILNKK; encoded by the coding sequence GTGTTTTTAGTTTTTTCAACCTTAATATGGCTCATTAATAACCTCTCGGAGAGTTATGTGAGCACGGCAAGTTTTGATTTAGAATATGTAAATGTTCCTAAGGGTTATTTGTTTAAAGGAGCTACGGACAATGAGTTAAAAGTAAAGCTGGAAGCTGGTGGGTTTCAGTTTTTGGGTTTTAATTTTAAACACTCAAAAATAGCTATTGACCTTGCTGATGCGCAGCATAAAGATTCCATTTTTTACATACCACAAGAAATATATCGCAAGCAGGTAGAAAGGCAGTTGAGTGCGTCTATGTCTTTGATTGATATTGAAACTGATACTTTGTTTGTGGGAATGTTGGCCGTTGTTTCTAAAAAGGTTCCTGTAAAGCCTAATATAGAAGTTAATATGGCTAGGAATTATTTGTTAGATGGTCAAATGGAGATTCAGCCAGATTCTATTGCAATTACTGGGCCTTCCGAGGAAATTGATACCATAGTGGTGGTGCGAACCAATAAGTTGACTTTGCCGGATTTGGATTCTGATTTTTCAGAAACTATTGAAATTTATAAGTCCAAAGAATTAAAAAATACAGAGTACTCAATTGGCGAAGTAGAGCTAACGGCTAAAATTGCTCGTTTTTCTGAAAAGGTTTTTGAAGTGCCTATAACTACTGTTCATTTTCCGAACAATATAGATGTAAAAACGTTTCCGGATAAAGTTTCCGTGGTGTGTAAGGCTAAATTGAAGCGATTAAAAAAAATAGAAGCTTCAGATTTTGAGGTTATCGCAGATTATGGACAATTGAAGGATGGTATTACAGATGAGCTTAAGCTAGAGTTGCGAAAGAAGCCTAGCGGTCTGCATAGTGTAAAGCTTCAAAAGAATAGCGTGGAATATATATTGAATAAAAAATGA
- a CDS encoding DUF6913 domain-containing protein yields the protein MFKGIKDKFKYNSGVKFLKQELAKDPPIIERSKGITSIGCIVDLDTFDDANQFYGFVEDYNLRPNAVKIVGYKSYYDKNSPYSTPVFSDKDLGWNGAIENSYALEFLSREYDLLVNYYTSDNLLLQLMSVKTRARFRVGFKDVDLMYNDLIMDSPLEDFKTFKAELKKYLGVLNEIE from the coding sequence ATGTTTAAGGGAATAAAAGATAAGTTCAAGTACAATTCGGGCGTTAAATTTCTGAAACAAGAGTTAGCCAAAGATCCGCCAATAATCGAGAGAAGTAAAGGTATTACTTCCATAGGTTGTATAGTAGATTTGGACACTTTTGATGATGCGAACCAATTTTATGGATTCGTTGAGGATTATAATTTGCGACCGAACGCTGTAAAGATTGTAGGTTATAAAAGTTATTACGATAAAAATTCGCCGTATTCTACTCCTGTTTTTTCAGATAAAGACCTTGGGTGGAACGGAGCAATAGAAAACAGCTATGCGCTTGAGTTTTTAAGTAGAGAGTATGATTTACTCGTAAATTATTATACCAGTGACAATCTATTATTACAGTTAATGAGCGTCAAAACAAGAGCCCGATTTCGTGTAGGTTTTAAAGATGTTGATCTTATGTATAATGATTTGATAATGGATTCGCCATTGGAAGATTTTAAGACCTTTAAAGCGGAACTTAAAAAATATCTTGGCGTTTTAAACGAAATTGAGTGA
- the dapA gene encoding 4-hydroxy-tetrahydrodipicolinate synthase produces MKQLIGTGVALITPFKTDFSVDVDALHRIVNYCVDGGVDYLVVLGTTGESVTLTKEEKQLVVDTVTIANAGRLPLVVGVGGNNTVAVIEELQKLDLTNFDAVLSVSPYYNRPTQEGIYQHFKAIAQVSPKPIILYNVPGRTGSNMLTATVARLAELENIVAIKEASGNMLQVQELIKECPKDFHVISGDDATALATVLAGGSGVISVLGQGLPTEFSSMIRLGLDRNVDEAYRQHYELQDGMGLIFQEGNPAGIKAIFEVLGLSRAGVRLPLMEASESLKKNISDFVKSLKVFA; encoded by the coding sequence ATGAAGCAATTAATTGGTACAGGTGTGGCGTTGATCACCCCGTTCAAAACAGATTTTTCAGTAGACGTAGATGCGTTACACCGTATTGTAAACTACTGTGTTGATGGCGGTGTAGATTATCTAGTGGTATTGGGTACCACAGGAGAATCAGTAACACTTACCAAAGAAGAAAAACAACTGGTTGTTGATACTGTGACTATTGCAAATGCAGGGAGACTTCCTTTAGTTGTAGGTGTTGGAGGTAATAATACAGTTGCTGTAATAGAGGAGTTACAAAAGCTAGACCTTACTAATTTTGATGCTGTTCTTTCAGTATCACCTTATTATAATAGACCTACGCAAGAAGGTATTTATCAGCATTTCAAAGCTATTGCACAAGTGTCTCCCAAACCTATTATCTTATATAATGTTCCAGGTAGAACGGGTAGCAACATGCTTACGGCCACAGTGGCCCGTTTAGCGGAGTTGGAAAACATAGTTGCTATTAAAGAGGCATCGGGCAATATGCTGCAGGTTCAAGAGTTAATTAAGGAGTGTCCTAAAGATTTCCATGTTATATCTGGGGACGATGCCACTGCTTTAGCTACAGTTTTAGCCGGTGGTTCAGGTGTGATTTCTGTTCTAGGCCAAGGACTGCCTACTGAGTTTTCTAGTATGATCCGTTTAGGATTGGATAGAAATGTGGATGAGGCTTACAGACAGCATTATGAACTTCAAGATGGAATGGGCTTAATTTTTCAGGAAGGTAACCCTGCGGGGATAAAAGCTATTTTTGAAGTTTTGGGTCTTTCAAGAGCGGGCGTTAGACTTCCGTTAATGGAAGCTTCGGAAAGTCTTAAAAAGAACATCTCCGACTTTGTAAAATCATTGAAGGTTTTTGCATAG
- a CDS encoding outer membrane protein assembly factor BamD translates to MRLLAPILLIALMSQSCSEYQKVLKNEEVKPKYDLAQKFYEEGDMKRANRLFEQIAPKYVGKPQGERVMFFLADTYFQRKDYNMAGYQFERFVKSYPKSDKVGEASFLGAKSYFELSPVYSLDQTDTDKALTKLQLFINSYPDSEYFEEANGMAKQLTTKKEHKAYEIAKQFNKLGQFDYTFLTPAVAAFDNFISDYPGSIYREDAMFYRFESASRFAVNSFERLQEERLKEAVTDYNALKKQFPETKHANEADKILEKVKLQLQNFTQEKEAK, encoded by the coding sequence ATGAGGTTATTAGCCCCTATCTTACTTATCGCTTTGATGTCACAATCATGTAGCGAGTATCAAAAGGTACTTAAAAATGAAGAAGTTAAACCTAAATATGACCTAGCTCAGAAATTCTATGAGGAAGGTGATATGAAAAGGGCAAATCGTCTTTTTGAACAAATAGCTCCAAAATATGTGGGTAAACCACAGGGAGAGCGTGTAATGTTCTTTTTGGCAGACACTTATTTTCAAAGGAAAGATTACAATATGGCAGGCTATCAGTTTGAGCGTTTTGTAAAATCTTATCCAAAGAGTGATAAAGTAGGTGAGGCTTCGTTTTTAGGAGCGAAGAGTTATTTTGAGCTTTCACCGGTTTATTCGTTAGATCAAACGGATACGGATAAAGCGTTGACTAAATTGCAGCTTTTTATTAACTCATACCCAGACTCTGAATATTTTGAAGAAGCTAACGGTATGGCAAAGCAGCTGACCACTAAAAAAGAGCATAAAGCATACGAAATAGCAAAACAGTTCAACAAGTTAGGGCAATTTGATTATACGTTCTTAACGCCGGCGGTAGCAGCTTTTGATAACTTCATTTCTGATTATCCAGGATCTATTTACCGTGAAGATGCTATGTTTTACAGGTTTGAATCGGCTTCAAGGTTTGCCGTTAATAGTTTTGAAAGATTACAAGAGGAACGGCTGAAAGAAGCTGTTACAGATTATAATGCTCTTAAGAAGCAGTTTCCAGAAACTAAACATGCCAACGAGGCAGATAAGATACTTGAAAAAGTAAAGTTACAGTTACAAAATTTCACCCAAGAGAAAGAAGCAAAATAA
- the recN gene encoding DNA repair protein RecN produces the protein MLVHLSIKNYALIDSLNVAFTNGFTCITGETGAGKSILLGGLSLVLGKRADLSSLRDKDKKCVIEAEFQIDKYNLKSFFKEEDLDYEERTIIRREIQPSGKSRAFVNDSPVRLDVLTKLGSSLIDVHSQHQTLQLTDNDFQLKVIDALADNKKMLEEYVSKLRLYKTTSKELGKLVEFQKEANKEHDYNTFLLEELQAAPLKLGLQEELEEQYEQLNNVENILELISSGHQLLNDEQVGIVSLLTELKQVANKLSSFGSQYADLNQRVQSVFIEVDDIASELQNYQEETEANPELLEETNTKLQQLYDLQKKHSVQGVSELLQIREELAEKVSVTENLEADIEKKEQELAAQKLMVQKAADELTAKRKKVISELKKQLEDSLKALGMPSATFKIELFKADDFKTNGADGLIFLFSANKGGDYGELKKVASGGELSRIMLTIKSILAKYENLPTIMFDEIDTGVSGEISGKMGDIMQTMSKSMQVFSITHLPQVASKGDHHFKVYKLEEGAVTKTNMKQLSSEERVVELAEMLGGKELSESAMAHARQLLN, from the coding sequence GTGCTAGTACACCTTTCCATAAAAAATTACGCATTAATAGATAGTCTTAACGTAGCCTTTACCAATGGTTTTACCTGTATTACTGGTGAAACAGGTGCGGGTAAGTCTATTTTATTGGGGGGTTTATCTCTTGTATTGGGTAAACGTGCCGATTTATCTTCATTAAGGGATAAGGATAAGAAATGTGTTATAGAAGCTGAATTTCAGATTGATAAGTATAACTTGAAATCCTTTTTTAAGGAAGAGGATTTAGATTATGAAGAAAGAACTATTATCCGAAGAGAGATTCAGCCTAGCGGGAAATCCCGAGCATTTGTAAACGATTCTCCAGTTAGATTAGATGTACTTACAAAATTAGGAAGCAGTCTTATTGATGTGCATTCACAACACCAGACGTTACAATTAACTGATAATGATTTTCAATTAAAAGTTATTGATGCCTTGGCCGATAACAAAAAAATGTTAGAAGAGTACGTGTCAAAACTTAGATTGTACAAAACCACTTCAAAAGAGCTGGGCAAGCTTGTAGAATTTCAAAAAGAAGCCAATAAAGAGCACGATTACAATACTTTTTTATTGGAAGAACTTCAGGCGGCACCTTTGAAATTAGGTTTGCAAGAAGAACTTGAGGAGCAATACGAGCAGCTTAATAATGTAGAAAATATTCTAGAATTGATTTCTTCGGGTCATCAATTACTAAATGATGAACAAGTAGGGATTGTAAGTTTGCTCACGGAACTAAAACAAGTAGCGAATAAGCTATCCAGCTTTGGGAGTCAATACGCAGATTTAAATCAGCGTGTGCAATCTGTATTTATTGAAGTAGATGATATTGCTTCTGAACTTCAGAACTATCAAGAAGAAACAGAAGCAAACCCAGAATTGCTGGAGGAAACCAATACCAAGCTTCAGCAACTGTATGATTTGCAAAAAAAACATAGCGTTCAGGGAGTTTCTGAATTGTTGCAAATTAGAGAAGAACTGGCCGAAAAAGTTAGTGTCACAGAAAACCTTGAAGCGGATATAGAGAAAAAAGAACAGGAGCTCGCGGCTCAAAAACTGATGGTGCAAAAGGCAGCCGATGAGTTAACGGCTAAGCGTAAAAAAGTCATTTCGGAGCTGAAAAAGCAATTGGAAGATTCTTTAAAAGCTTTAGGTATGCCTAGTGCTACGTTTAAAATAGAGCTTTTTAAGGCGGATGATTTTAAAACAAACGGAGCGGATGGACTTATCTTCTTGTTCTCTGCGAACAAAGGAGGCGATTATGGAGAGTTGAAAAAAGTAGCCTCCGGTGGAGAGCTTTCTCGTATTATGTTAACCATAAAATCTATATTGGCCAAATACGAAAACCTCCCCACTATTATGTTCGATGAAATTGACACCGGCGTATCTGGTGAGATTTCAGGAAAAATGGGAGATATTATGCAGACAATGAGTAAAAGCATGCAGGTGTTTTCTATTACACATTTGCCTCAAGTGGCTTCTAAAGGTGATCATCATTTTAAAGTATATAAGTTAGAAGAAGGTGCGGTTACTAAAACAAACATGAAGCAATTATCTAGTGAGGAAAGGGTAGTGGAGCTAGCTGAAATGCTAGGCGGTAAAGAGCTTTCTGAATCTGCTATGGCTCACGCAAGACAACTTTTAAACTAA
- the coaBC gene encoding bifunctional phosphopantothenoylcysteine decarboxylase/phosphopantothenate--cysteine ligase CoaBC translates to MLGGKNILLGITGGIAAYKTTFLVRLLIKAGANVKIVLTDSASSFVSPLTLATLSKNPVLSSFVNEKEGATDWNNHVELGLWADLMIVAPATANTLSKMASGTCDNLLLACYLSAKCPVFFAPAMDLDMYKHPSSKSSFIKLKSFGNIIIPATSGELASGLHGEGRMAEPEDIVKFIKGYLQKGLPLSGKKVLITAGPTYEAIDPVRFIGNHASGQMGYELAKAAANLGAEVVLVSGPSHFTVSHDLINLRKVTSAEEMYNEVHLHYKNIDVAICAAAVADYRPKTVADQKIKKKETEFSVELVKTKDILLSLGDQKKEQFLVGFALETENELENAKNKLKKKNLDAIVLNSLNDKGAGFGKPTNKITFIDKNSAITPFELKTKAEVAKDIFDEILKRYHA, encoded by the coding sequence ATGCTAGGCGGTAAGAACATCCTTTTAGGCATTACCGGAGGGATTGCCGCTTATAAAACTACTTTTCTCGTACGTTTACTGATTAAAGCTGGCGCCAATGTCAAAATTGTTTTGACGGATAGCGCCAGCTCTTTTGTTTCCCCACTTACCCTGGCGACCCTTTCTAAAAACCCAGTGCTTTCATCTTTTGTTAATGAGAAAGAAGGTGCTACGGATTGGAATAATCATGTTGAATTGGGGCTTTGGGCAGATTTGATGATTGTAGCTCCTGCTACGGCAAATACCTTGTCTAAGATGGCATCTGGTACGTGTGATAATTTATTATTGGCGTGCTATCTGTCGGCAAAATGTCCAGTGTTTTTTGCTCCTGCTATGGATTTGGATATGTATAAGCATCCTTCTTCAAAATCGTCATTTATAAAATTAAAGTCTTTTGGGAATATAATAATACCCGCTACTTCAGGTGAATTGGCGAGCGGACTTCACGGTGAAGGACGAATGGCAGAACCTGAGGATATAGTGAAATTTATTAAGGGGTATCTTCAAAAAGGACTTCCGCTTAGCGGAAAAAAAGTGCTGATCACAGCAGGTCCTACCTATGAAGCTATAGATCCGGTACGGTTTATTGGTAACCATGCTTCAGGTCAAATGGGGTATGAGTTGGCCAAGGCAGCTGCAAATCTTGGGGCAGAGGTGGTTTTGGTTTCTGGTCCGTCTCATTTTACCGTTTCTCATGATCTTATCAATTTAAGAAAAGTAACTTCAGCAGAAGAAATGTATAACGAGGTACATCTACACTATAAAAATATTGATGTAGCTATTTGTGCAGCGGCTGTTGCGGACTATAGGCCTAAAACAGTAGCAGACCAGAAAATAAAGAAAAAAGAGACTGAATTTTCGGTAGAGTTGGTAAAGACAAAAGATATTTTGCTTTCCCTAGGTGATCAGAAGAAAGAACAGTTTTTGGTCGGTTTTGCATTGGAGACAGAAAATGAGCTTGAAAATGCAAAAAATAAGCTTAAAAAGAAGAATTTAGATGCTATTGTTCTTAATTCTTTGAATGATAAAGGGGCTGGTTTTGGAAAACCTACCAACAAAATTACTTTTATAGATAAGAATTCTGCGATTACGCCGTTTGAACTTAAGACAAAGGCGGAGGTTGCCAAAGATATTTTTGACGAAATCTTGAAAAGATACCATGCGTAA